The Pan paniscus chromosome 17, NHGRI_mPanPan1-v2.0_pri, whole genome shotgun sequence genomic interval aaggagagttTTAAGAGAACAGGATGTTTGAATATGACCAACTCCTACTCCACGGGAAAAATAACCACAGACCTTTGCTGAGATGGCATCAATAATTCAAAGAAACCAAGCTAAACAGAATTTGATCTATACACAATATGAAAACTTCTTAACAGGATGGAACACCTATAACAAAATTTAAGTCCCTTCATCTTTCAGCAATGAAATAAGTGAAATTAACATAAGAATATTTTGGAAGGGTTGAAGGTCACAGTCAGAATCAAACAGAAAACTTTCAAACCTAGAAAGCAAAACGGGAACTTTCATAGCTCCTTGATCTACCATATCTAAATAGAAATAGTATAATGACTATCCAATAGGTGATTAGTTTCAAAACTAATACAAGCAATGTATCATGAAAAGCCTCTACATAATAagctgtttttcttctctgttctgcCCCTTTGTCATATGCTTGAGCTTAATGAAGACTATCCTCTGCAGCTGCTCCTGAGGGCACAGAAGAAAGCAATGGAGTAACAAAGGAAGCCTGAGGAGCCCCTGGCCCCTGAGGACCCTCTCTCTGGCCGGTCATAGCAACTTATGTTTTAATGCAGGAGATTTCAAGACTGGTTTGAGAAAAAGAATCTTATCTTGGGGATTAGGTTCCCTGTCAAAGGCCATCAGATGGACAGCTATTTACCAGGCAATTAGCCTAAAGCTCTTAggtaatgataaaaacaaaacaaaacaaaacaaaacaaaacccttatattttcctattggaaccttttattctgttttgttgatGCTTAAGGAAAACAGCTTTGCCCGTAACTCACTGTGGCCTGGAGTTATGACACGAACTTGTATTTGGCCAATTAAGAAAGAGGCCAAACTGCATTCTTCTTAGAAGGTCTATTCAGTTGATAAATGGCACTTAACTGAtggttttttttcatataaactttaaCAAGAACTCATAAGTTGCATTGATTATGCCCCAAGAGATGAGGGACCGATGGTAATTCAGATGGGCACCTCTGAAAAGATTTATCAGTTTTCTGTCCCGTTCCAGCCAGATTTTTTGGAAAACCTTGGGGAAAGACTGAAATTCCCCACCAATCTGAGACTGTATGCGAGTTTTTACAACATTAATTGGAAAACACAAGAATCCCAACATGGCACCCAATAGACCTCCACCGATAAAATCATTGACCAAATGAGCACTGTGAGTCGTTGCGGTAGGCAGATGCTCCTTAATGGGACCTCGAAGGCCGAAAAACAAGACATTGCTGAGTCCATTCCGGAAAAGAATGGGCACCAAGCCTCGATAATACTCTCCAATTCCATGACATTTCAGTGCCTTGAAAGCCTGATAAGTGTTGGTAAATTTGTCATGATGCTTGTGGTCTTGAAGCAATGTCTGAACTCTTTCCAGTGGAGTGAAAATTGCTTCTGCTGTCCCTGCAAGCACTGCCGCCACGCCACGGGTTGCAAACTCTGGAGCACCGACATGCTTGCGGAGAAGGCAGGATAAATCCTCATACAGACCAAACATAAGTGCAAGTGTAGTTGTCTTCTGCAtcaatgggggaaggattccaCGATACAAATTTCGAAATCCATCCCTTCTCAACTGAAGTACTGCATCCCGGGTTTTGATGCCATACAGCTGTTGTCGAAAGAGGACCTTCTGAATGGGATATGTGATTGTGACGTTGTTGAAGGCTGCACAGCAGCCACACAAGTAATGCTTCATTTCACCAACATTTGTAATATGAGGTGATATATCTTGTTTTGAAGATGTAAGTATTGGTGGCCTCTTTTCATGAGCTTCTGAATCTATCCTGTTGCTTAAGATCTTTTTCATGAAGGGCATTTTTTAACCTGTGACATCATCTGAGCCTGGAGTTTGGCAGGATGATAGCTTTGTGATAATGTTCCCAATTTCTTCCATTGTTATTGTTCTGTTAGGTTCTCTCTTCCCGAGTCCATTTTGATAACTGGATTTCCGTTCTCCAGGCGTCCATTTCCCCAACCCATCGCCGCCGGCGCCCCGCAGGACTGCGAGCAAGCCGGGACCTGCGCAGGCGCAGACCATGACCGACCCCGGGGCGGGGGCGCAGCGTGACGCTCTCGGCGCCGCTGGGATCCGAGAAGAAACCCTTTTAAAGCAAGCATGGCAATTTCTTCTAAATAAGCtggataaaattaaaaactcattcaTCCAAAGATcctaaaaaatcaacaaattccTAAATATTAAATGGTATAGACACAAGTGTTTCTTAAATCACATAACCTTCTCCACGGACACTGTGAAGATGTGTTGCCAGTGGCTTCCCTAAGAGAGTGTGAAACTTTTTAAATAGTGTATACATACAAGAAAAGTGGATTTTAGTGTAATCTTgcagaagaacaaaacaaacatggTATCTAAGAGTACAAAGGCACAAAAGTTGAAATTTCATAGTCACTCAGGCCTTGGAGTACTGTATTTTCTTGAAAGGGAAAAAagtaggccaggtgtagtggttcacacctgtaatcccagcactttgggaggccaaaacgggaggatcgcttgaggctaggaatttgagaccagcctgggcaacatagcaagacccctgtctctatccaaaaaaagaaaaaagaaaagaaagaaaaaagtaggtGGTAAGGAGAAGTAAGgagaagatgaatttttttttttttaaagttctgtatACCACATGAAATTTTACTGGGAGGAAAGTGTCTGAGGTTTTAAGAGGCATAAATTAAATAACCTTGAAACCCATTTTGCTCTAGGACTACCCATGTGTTTTCTAGAGTAACCAATGTGTATATTCCATGTATGTGAATAAGagatgaaaggaaacaaaaataacttcCCTTCCAGGAACAGTGGAAGGCTTCAGCCAACAAAGTAGGTCACAGTATCAGACTATATTGCCTGCTGATGTGTACTGCCTAGTTTTTGAATAGAATCAAATGACAGCTTCCTTGAAATTAAATGACAGTTTCCCTGACCATCATCTTAAAGACGCCTATGGTGGATCGCTCTAGAATGAACCATAAACCCGAAGTTCTCTTTAAGCTTTAGTGAAATGAAATAGTAAAAGCTTttcatggaaagagaaaggagtcTCCAACATTTATACTGATTGATTTTGGCAGCAATGACTTTCATTAGAAATGTAATTGCTGGGTATGCAAAAATTAGCACTGTTGGGGCTAGAGAgatctttgttttcctttcttttgttttgttttgcttttttgcctAATATTGATAGTGTTTTCTCGGTTTTGCCATAGCCCTTCTGTCAAGATGCTGGCAATCAGTATATCATGAAAAACAGACTGCCCTTTCTCGCATTTATTGAAGAGAGATTCTCATGATCCTATGGTAAGATAACAATTGCTTTTTTTCAATCCATCCTCCACACTGCAGCCAAAGCAGTCATCTTAGTAACAAACGTGAGCACGTTTTCCCTCACTTAAATCTTTAAATGATTTTACACCTGAAGGACAAAGGTCCCCCATGGTCTGACGTTTTCCTACCCTTGGCGCCATCTGCCTTCACATTTCTAAAGGCACCTTCCGTCCCCGCCATATCAAACTACTCGGGGTCTCCAGAATGAAGAATAATGTGCCATCTGACACTCCTTTGTCTTTATTCGgttattccctctgcctgaaatgtccTTACTTCTAGTTCCTACTCAGCTTCTGGAAGCCTTCGCTAACTCCTCAGTCCAAATGAGGACCCCTTCTCCACAACACACCCTATACACACTGTGAGTGTGGCACGTGTCACACTGTACAATGTCCACGATTCACAATGCTGAGGGCTTCTTGAAGACACAGTCCACTTCTCATTCAACTTTATTCCAGTTTGTGTCCCCGGTGTCCAGGCATCTGGTTAGGTCTCCAACTGCTTAAGAGTGTAAAGAGTGTTGATGAGTTCTGTATTACTCATGGGTCTTGGTTATAAGAGCCAAAAATACCATTCCAACTGACGCAAGCAAATCTAGGGggtaaggaaaggagaaggaagaaggaagaggagaaggaggtaagaaatcaggaaaggattAAAAAAGGTGGCATCTGGGCAACATTTAAGGCAATTTTCCAGCTTCTCTCGTTTGCACCAGTAGGAGTGGGCCATGTGGCCACAGAGGAGAACATTTCCGAATACCCTTCTGGATCCTGCTGATTTTGGGGGGTACTTACCTCCTTCTGTCCTCAGCACCCAAGTGCCAGATGAGGCAAGTAAATTCCTTTGCAAGAGAGGAAAGGCAGTTTCAGTgagaaaatgacaataaaaagtgAAGTGGGGGGAGAAATGTATTAGTTCGTTTAATGAAAAAGTTGAGAAATCCAGAAGTAGCAATCACTTTAGGCATTGCTGGATCCTAGAGGTTCAACCACCATCACAAGTACTTAACATCCTTCTCCACGTATATATTTCCCAGTTATACAGTCCTCAGTTTTAACTTCCTTTTCAGTCAGCTCTTTCTACAGAGTAACATCCTACCTGAAGCTTATTCTGCTAATTTAGCAACTGAAGGATGAAGTGCTTCACTTTCCCAACAGTTCCTGCAAAACAACCCTAGGATTGAGTCTCATTGCAGTTAGTTGGTCTGAACCAATCACTGGGATCAGGGGGATGGAAAATGATACTAATCAAACCTGAGTCACTTGCCTCATCCTGCACTTGTCAGGTAAATGGGGCAGAAGGAGGTAAACCTCCCATCCCGCCCACCACCCAAACCACTGGGACCTAGAAAGGTATTAGGAAGTGTTCCCCTCTGAAGCCACACAGCCCACTGCCATTGGTGCAGATGAGAGGAGCTGGAAAATTGCTTTGGAAGTTGAGCCATTGCCACCTTTTTTTGGTCCAAGCTTGCAGTTTCTTGGGCAATGTAACTATACGGTTTGAAATCAGGCAACtcgggcaggcgcggtggctcacacctgtaatcccagcactttaggtggctggggtgggggatcacctgaggtcaggagttcaagaccagcctggccaacatggtgaaaccctgtctctactaaaaatacaaaattagacgggtatggtggtgcacacctgtaatcccagcaacttgggaggctgaagcaagagattcacttgaacccaggaggcggacgttgcagtgagctgagatcacaccattgcactccagcctgggcaacaagagtgaaactccatctcaaaaaagagaaaaaaaaaaatcaggcaactCTACTGACTGATGGCCCAAGTCAAATATGTTTGGTCACAGTCCTAGATTCCAGACCCTTTATTGTGGGATTTTTGTCTCAGCACAGGCCCTAATGCTCTGCTATCCCACCTAGTCCTCAACCTAGTGTTGTCCATGCTGGCTGCCCCAGGGCAGAACCAGCACCCTTAAAGCACAGATAACTTGGCCCTTGCCCCTTGGTTATGTCTGATGGGTGACTCTTTACAATGGAGACCATTGTCACCCTTCTCAGGCTGCTAAATGTCTGCAAGATGTTTGGGAGAAGCCTAAAAGAACAGGAATGAAGCTTCTCTCTGACTC includes:
- the SLC25A52 gene encoding mitochondrial nicotinamide adenine dinucleotide transporter SLC25A52 — protein: MPFMKKILSNRIDSEAHEKRPPILTSSKQDISPHITNVGEMKHYLCGCCAAFNNVTITYPIQKVLFRQQLYGIKTRDAVLQLRRDGFRNLYRGILPPLMQKTTTLALMFGLYEDLSCLLRKHVGAPEFATRGVAAVLAGTAEAIFTPLERVQTLLQDHKHHDKFTNTYQAFKALKCHGIGEYYRGLVPILFRNGLSNVLFFGLRGPIKEHLPTATTHSAHLVNDFIGGGLLGAMLGFLCFPINVVKTRIQSQIGGEFQSFPKVFQKIWLERDRKLINLFRGAHLNYHRSLISWGIINATYEFLLKFI